The Sebastes umbrosus isolate fSebUmb1 chromosome 10, fSebUmb1.pri, whole genome shotgun sequence nucleotide sequence TACACAGGTGAAGATTAGCCTCCTCGCTAATCAGAGGAACAAGGCAGTAATTTGCTCTGAACACAGACAGTAATTAGGACTTGGTGACACTGGATTCCCATAATGCCTTTGTGCTTGACGTGGTCAAATTTTGACAGAGGCTATCCATGCAGGGTCACTGTCCCTCCAGTCTCCCGGCCCTCTTCAGTCGAGGCTCTAAAAGGTCCCTGCAGTTACAGGGGATCCCTAATGTACTTTATGCCTCCCTCACTGGCTCCTTACCATTCGGGTAATTGGAATCTCTTACTATGGCACTTGAGAATAGAGGCTAAAAACACTATTTGAAACTGCTCAGTAGTCTGTTGTAGATAAACATTGCAGCGTCGGGGTGTGGATACACTACATAATGGAGTAAGAGTTAAGGCTCCGGTAATACATGCCTTCACTGACTCCTGTGGCTAGCCAGTTGGGAGAAGACCTAATTGTTGTGTGCTTTGTTGCCTACTCTGCAGTATTTTACCACCACCTTTATGTATTGGATTGAGCGCCGCGGCCTCTTTGGTGGACATTCGCTAATAAGAGCTGTTGGATATCTGGAGAGCAGTTTATCCGGCcgagttgtttttattttgagcaCAAAACGTGTACCCCTCCTAAACAGAATAGGAAGCATTCCTTACAGCTTACCACTCCAAAAGCTCTCCACTTTAGCGGCGCAGTAGCTAGATAGGCATCTGAATGATCTTCAAATGGTTGAACGAGCCGCATTGAGCAAGTGGCTTACAATTGTATCACAGCCTTTGGCTCAGAGACCATCAGGATCTTGACATTCATAGAGACatgctgtatttttttccctttttagacagtcattttaggcttttttcaTGCTCTCTTGAGTCTTTGACGTCTCTGAGTTAAGTATCTGCGGCTATAAAGCTTGAGGAAAATATTGGACTGCTCTTGGCCTTTTCTATTTCATCCTCTGACCCGCCATGTTACCCATGATCGGTGAAGGAGAACTCTGGCAGGCTGTGTCAAAAGTGACAGCCGATCGAGTCGGGATGAGCGCCATCACGCTTCACAGGATGGAGGCATGAGTTCTGagtttttccccctttttgtgCAATATACCATTACACCCTTCGCCAGATTCCTTTCAATTAGATCCTGTGGTTAACCTGTTTCATTCTTAACGTCTGCTGCTGATAGAAAAAGTCTTACTGAAGTCTTGTGCAACTAGAGATACGGAATATGCCAAAGGAAATTGACAaatttaatgtcttttttttttttttggttcctTTGTCTCCTTTGATTGTTTCCTCCAGGATGAATGGAATAACCTCCCAACATTTATATAAATGCTCAATTCATTCTTTATATTAGAGTTGGAGAATAGGTAGAACTCCAAATGACTCCCACTTTACGCAGCAATGATTTATGGTAATTGGAAATTGATTGTGACAGGAGCACAATATTAGAAATTTTCTCAAATCACAATCTTCTATCAGGGGAAATATTCTTTTTAGTGCGGCAGATCCTGGCTAGTTTGGAATTAGTTTCTTATTTCCTTACCTGTGATGAAATAATAAACGCCTGAAGGACATTGGGAAAGAAAATATATGATTTTAACTAGtcaaaaagataataaataacaattttgCTTTAACCAAATCTGATGTGTTTATTCAAACTTATTAAACACAGGTATTGAAATACAGTTTATGATCACTATTAATTATAattctttgtttttacataaaGGGTATGGCAGGTCCCTTTAAGACAATATGAAGATTGCTCCTCCTCTGAGAGTTTCTTTTGTAATAAGCCCAACATTTATCGCACATCTCTAATCTCTCATTTGAAGGGCAGAGTTTTCTAACGTGCCAGTCTGGACACTATAAAGATCATATGATGCTGCTTGATTTGTAATTCATTGAAGCGACTGGAAATGTTGCCCGAGCGCAGGAGCTACATCTCCACTGCCCACATGCTCTTTAAAAACAATCCCCCATTGCACCTCGAGGTGACAGACTTCAGCTCGACTGATGTtgttccacttttatttatttatttttcgggTGTTGTTTACCGGCCATAACATGTACTGCATTGCATTAACTTTTACTACTGTCAATGTTGTATCACTCAAAAGCACCTTTGAAGCCGGCGCATCCGTAACGGAAGGGGGCTgaggggaggaaggaaaatTAGCCACGGTGACAAGTCTGAAGTGTgagctggaggtcaaaggtgCCGAGCCTTAAGCAAAGGTGCTCTAGCCTTTGTCCGGTAGATTGTAAGGGCCTGCGGGTCCAACAGGAACATTTCCACACACAATATCCCCGAGCTGTCAGTGTGCAGCGGCTGGAACATCctctcagagagaaagaggggctGTGGAGGggtagtggtggtggaggtggtgggaggagGCGCACTGGGGGTGGAGGGGAAGCGGGGAGGGTGTAGAGAGGGAACAGTGGCCTGAAGATCcttgcagagagaaagagaggtgggGGGATGGTGGGTGTAGGTGGTGGGGAGCCAAAAGAGCTGGAGTGGGAGGATAGAGAAATAGAGAGGGGGaaatgaggagagagggaggggaggcgaGGCGAGGGATGGAAAGGAGAGACAATGACAAGTAGGGGCTGGCTGGGCACTCACCCATGCCGACAGAGATTGCCATGAGCCATGGCCATTGTTTGAGCGGGTCTCAGCACAGGACCCGCCGGTGGGTTTCCGAGTTTTCACCACTCAACTATAAACTGCTGTGCGGTTTATTTAGAAATGAGAGTATTTACACcttttactgtatttacacCCACTGTTAAACGGCACCCGGGAGATTTCCATCGCACAGCCACAAACTAGCAGGCAGAGCAGGGCTCCCTGAAAACTGACCTGCTCAGTCATAACACTCCAGTAAACCTCGGCTTCACATGTCCAATATAAAACGTTGCTCAAACTGTGACCTGCAGAAGTGTAAAAACACTTTAGGGCCGCGTTGTTACGGCGGGCAGGAGAGAGACGGTCCGCGTGTTTAACAAAGTAAATGTCTATTATTAATACCGTACAGGATAAGCCAATTTTGAAAAAAGGGGCACTTAAATGgtgatattatttatttataagtccTGTACACCAGTTAATGGAATTGGCGGCCTGCTTTAGATCCACAACACAGCTTGAGGTCCACTTTGCAGTAATGCACATGCTAAGAGAGGACCTTCCCAGTAGGGTCTTTAAGTGTCAAATATGGGTCAGTCTGCTTGCATTGACCTGGGGGGTGGTCAGCAGCGGAAAGAAATTCAGCTGTTAAGTGATGCCAACTCAACCATCGGCAAATTCCTCCAAGCATCTACTCATGCTAAGATGAACGTCCAAGTGCAGCGTTTTGCTGGCCAGCACCGCTCTGGCCAAAAAATCCATTTATTCTTGTCATGAACTATAAACTAGACCCAAGCAGAGTTGAGACTGTTGTTAACGCTGCGctcttaacttttttttttttttccataaaacaGCTGCAAGACTTTTTGAAaactctttatttctttttttcagaagcTGGTTCTGCTTTCTTTAAGCTGTTTGAAATAAACTGTTAGCGCCGTTCCTTATGACCTGACAATGTTTTCTTTCATACTCTATCATGCTGCActtcatataaatatatatatatctactgtaACAAATGCCCGGATTACTGTCTTTATATTTTCGCAGCTCTGATATTTTGTCACAAGCCCAGTGACAGGAGCGACATGTTGAACTTTAGATTTTAAACACGTCTTGACTTTAGTTTCACTAAGCGAATTATGCCATCTTGCATCTGTGTCACCCGTGGCATGTTATTACACTCTTGTGCCATATTTTAGCACTATTCAACCAAGAACTGGGTATTATGATTGCTCCTCTGATCCCCACCTCAACTCCCCATCCTGCCTTATATCCCTCGCAGGAGCGCCGAGGACCCCCTGAGCTGTGTGGTCAACGATAGCCCGGCAGAAACGAGCCCCGAGTTGCAGCGCTGCGTCGAATGGCTCCAGGCGTACTTCAACGAGCCGCAGACCACTGGGAGTCTCCCGCTCCCCGCCTTTCACCACCCCGCCCTGCAAGGAGGTCTGTCATGGATAAATATTTGCAGAGCCATGACTGGGATCAGGCTTTCACTCTTAATTGTCAGTTACATCACTTACACTCACTGGCTCAGTGTGTTATAATGAAGTATTTTATGGCTGAGAGCGAGAGCAGAGGAAGAGCGAGTGAGTGGGTGAGCGAAAGGAGAGAGAACAGAACACAGAGCTGTAACTTGGTTCAGTAATCTGTGGCAGCTCTTACCACGCGTGTTAGTCTTGGCAAGCTTTCCCATGATTCTTGGCACATTCTTTGAAACTGATCGAATTCCACTCTTGACATTTTCAGACaggaagcttttttttttttttttcaatgacaaCATGTGAATGGTGGTAAAGTTTGAATGAGCTTATTGTTGGCTTGACCAGTCACCTAGGGCGAGTAAAAAATGAAAGCACCCCCAAAAAATGGACAATTAGCGTCCTTTCAACTGGTAGTTGCGACTGCGGAGTGAATGATTGAGGGCGCCgaggaaaaaaatgaggaattaATTATCCCTGGCGCTTTTGTTTTCGAGGAAACAAACAGCACCACTCGCAGCCTGACAACTCACTTTTGAAAACTTATCGCGCCCGTGCCGTTTTTCGAAACAATTACAGGCTATTTCTTTGTCACACGAGACGCAGGTTGCATTTTAACTTAAAGATTTTCAGAAGTGCTCATTTAGACCCAGAAGCGCACCcacacagggaaaaaaaaataactcttaATATATGCATTTAACAATTGTGCCTCTCTTCCCCTGCAATCAGGCCTTAGTTGCTCTCTAATTTCATGCAGATCTGCAGTGCTTGAGTGATGGCATTTTCAATGAGCAGGTACTCCATCGAGACCCTGTATACAGCTATGAGTCCCACGCTCCCGCAAAGGCAATGCAGAAATACATCAGGACCAATTACGATATCAACTTTCAGTGTGATTCCCTTCGCCACCAAGTGCTTGTGTACCAGCCCCAGGCTCTTTCAAATCGCATCTCATCTGAAGTCTTTGGGGTTTTAATTAAATTTCAGGATAGATGGAATTCTTCATTAGTACCTGATCTGAATAGGTGATTGTGCTGTGTTCCACCTCTCTCCCTCGCCTGTTGTTTTGGGGCTCAGTAAATACAGGGTTTAGGCTTGGATTGCTCTCAGTAGTCAGAACCATAGGCCATGCCagtataaaaatgttaaatgtgaGCATCAAGAGTATTTGTCTTTTGAGAGAGGAAAATAGAaggtttcttctttttttttttagcttgttaATTCACAAATATTAaggattatttttttgccttgcTGCTGTACAAAATTCCTACTTGATCCAGTCATGCAgccgctgcctgcctgcctgcctgcctgcctgcttgggaaaaaaaaaaaaaaatacaagtttaaTCAGGTCATTACAATCTGTGACAACCAACTTTTGTTTGCTCAGTTTATCTTGTGGGAGAACCCGAAACGCGACAGCGCTCTCGCAGCACTTGTCATGTAATATTGAGTTGTGACCTTCACTTGAAGCGTTGCcatgtttatttacacatttctgaCAAAACAAGCCACTTTTCATATTAGCTGTCACGACATACCTGAGCAACAGAGGTGACATGAAAGGAGATGGCGAGGCGCGGGTTTCTGTACCGTCTGACTGATTGGCATGTGCAACATCACACGCGAGTTTGGTCGTCGGAGGTAGAGGAATGGCGAgtgcgcgtgcgtgtgcatATTCGTGcacgtgcgtgtgcgtgcactCATATtcgccccccccaccccctccttcagaaaaacacagacgCCATCATGGGTTCTTAAAACGATGCATATTCTTATCTCATTAATTATACATCCATATGTAACAGACGAGAGGATCTTAGTCTCGGTAAGCGGCACAGGGAATATGCAGGGAGGGGGCCCGGCAAAGGGGGGGAAGGGCGCTCTTCAAAGCCCAAATGACTGTGTTCCTGCAGGAGGCTGAACCTCCCCCTGTGCACAGCACAGGGCGAGATGAGACGCTCACCAGGACTCGCCCCTGTGATGTGGAGAGGAATTAGGGAAATGAACGTTTTCAGAATATCGAATAATCAGAGAATCATCAGCACCCCGTCAGCCTTCAAAAGTATGGATCCCTCAAGACTCAAGAGACACTTTGACTGGGAGTCAAAGTCTTCCCTCCCATTAGACACAAAGGATAATGAGGGAGCTGCATTTCCACTATTGTCTTTTTATTGTCACCACCGTGTATAGGGTGACTGTCAGCTGGAAGTCATCTCCCCTGAAATCTATCATTAGCTGGGCTGATAAAAATtccatttattattttcttctttcaaaTTGCTCTCATATACACAATTATGAGCAAATCAATCATAGATGTCGATACCTTCATAATGACTAGATCGGTTTGATTTTATTCTGGGTCAATGCGTCTCTGCCTTCTGCAGTGGCCCTATCACCTGGCCTCATGCTAGGTAATGACCTGTGACATAATTATGGGATGTCTGTAAACATGTAAGTGGTTCCTCTCAACTTTTATTTAAACAATTGACACCACTGCACCCCGATCTAAAGAGGGTCCTGACCCCCAGACACAGCGTATTAGGCTCTTTATGAAGTATGGGGCTAGGGGACCGCTCTCCAAATCATTGCCGGTCACCTCGAGTGACCCGCATGAAGTCTCTGTCACTACCACTGATGAGGGCAAAGTTCTTTAACCTCTGATAGCGGCAGATAAAAGCGCAGCAGacacttgtttttttggtcCAGAACTAGTCGGAGATGCGGAAAACCTTTCCAGGAGAAACAGCTGCTCGGGATTTATAAAAGGTGTAAACAGCCCCCGTGTAGCTTGTTGCTCGGTGTGCTTGTAGGCGACCGCGTCTGCTGGCGTGACTTTGGTTGTTTGTCAATAACGATTGCATCAGCGGGGATTTGTCATAGCCACAGTCTGGGCCAAGTTGTCATCCACCCACCGGTGACAAAGCGATACCAATATGTACCGCGCACATTTGCGGTGGCCAAATCCGAGCTTTACGAGGGGAGAATAATGCATAAAAGAAATTTCAGGGGTGTATCTTATCTCCTCATAACATTAAGTCTGTCTGCGTAAGAGCCCGTCATCTCGTTGACAGCGTGATTATTACCTGAAAAATTATTAAACAGTACCTACGGGCCTTGTTCAAGACAAAGAACTCACATGGGTGCGCATCAATCAAATATATCCCCTTTAGGTTTTACACTTATTCCCCCCAGTTTAGGCAAATTGCCTTGTTCGCGTGGCTTTGTGTAGCGGAGAGTGACTATAAGGTAGCGAGGGAGCCTGGGGAGCAAAGGATGTTCACTCTGTAGAAGAGAGACAGGGGTGTGACATGTTTTCACACAATGCCAATTTAGAGGGATTTCTCATAGATCACTTGTCATGTGCTCTCTTAGACCATATAAATGAGAGAGAATGGGAGATCACTAATTGAATTTTCATGACTGAGTACATGTATGTACTAGAAGAGTTTCACCCCCTTCTTGATAACGAGACTATTGTTCCCCATCTTGTTCTCTgtgcaagagaaaaaaaaaaaaagtgttgttcGTTTGCTGCACAAGCTCACACTGCATCACCGTCTTCGAAGATGTTTCAAATACGTTTCCCCTTTTTCTTTCAGCAATCAGAGCTACACAAACATGCCTCTCAGTCACTGCCTGGtaatccagaaaaaaaagataatgctACCGCTAAAGTGCTAATGAAATCAAAGCCGTTAATGTGGTCGGTTAAGCTGCGGATGATTTGAAGAATTCCGCCATTTAAGTGAAGATGATATAATGAATCTACTCTGAATAGAAAGCAATTAAAAGGACAAATTGGTCTGATTAACCTCAAAGTCATCCCACTGCCACAAATGGTGTGcaacattcaaattattattattaaaaatctgGAGCAGATTTGCAGTCTTTTTGGCCTCTCTTAATCCTTTTAAATGAAGGAGcgaacttttttaattttagctGTGACCTTTCAAAGCATAACCTAGATTTTTTTTCCGCCATAGAAATAATTTTCTCACATCGGCTTGTGTAGCATGTTAATACTAGTGCTAAGGTCAAATAGAGGGACTTCTATGTATTTAGTTGTTTAATGAGTGCTGTAAAGAAAAAGTCCTCCAGAGCCCCTTGGAAAAAAGAATTGGACCTCAAACATGATGGAGAAACTATTAAGTGGATCAAAATGTAATGATGTCTCaaaacttttgattttaaatTCAAAACACCAAAAGGAGTGAAATCAGCGTTGTACTAAAAAGTGTTTGTCTTGTTGTCGTCAGCCTCTCAGGCAGCTGTCTGATTAAACGAGGaactccctcttcctctgttctctccgtctgtctccccgctcttcctctctgtcctctgcttTGTGTGTGGCGAAGACGCGTTCTCCACCCGCGTGCTGCAGATACTTCTGAAGGATGTGAAGTTTGGAGAGACGGTCTCGTACAAGCGCCTCGCCGAGATGGCGGGAAACCCCAGAGCGGCGCGGGCGGTGGGAGGGGCCATGGTGATCAACCCGGTGAGTGTGACATTGATTGACAGGCTTCTCTCTTGCTTACTTCATGTAGTCAGATAGGGAAAGTATTCATTAGATCAGATCAGATTACTATTAGTTTTTAATGATTTGATGAACCTGAATGTTGTAGTAAAAGTTAATTAGTCATTTTATAAGGGTAGTAAATAAGGAATTTGACAAGTAGTGCTGCAGACTTTATGACATCACTTCCAGTATTAAATATGGAGCTGCagcgattagtcgattaatcgattagtcggttgacagaaaattaatctgcaactattttaataatctagTAATCACTTTTCTAAGCAAAACTCCCATCATCCTCTGGTTtaagcttctaaaatgtgaagaTATGcttcttttctctatttttatggCATTGCAAACAGAATATCTTTTGAACATATTCACCTTGGAAACTGTGATGGATATTTATCACAGTTTTCTGGTGTTATAGACTTTattcgagaaaataatcgataaTGAAACTAATCATCAGTTACGGCTCCAATTAAATGTTCTTAAATGTAATTTGGATTATGTGAAACAACCACATGTGTTGTAATAAATTTAACGGTTTTACATCGATAAGCTGTAATTGCATataaaagtttggaaaaaaggttaaatgaatgaatgaaatagtAAAATATTAATAGATACACTATGTGATCTATTCTGTGGTTATATTAAACTTATATCctcaaaaaatcacaaaaactgATAACACAGATTTTCAGTCCAtctcttttcttttaattaGTTGAAGAGCACCGCCTACAACAACGTACTCCACTGAAGTATTAAATATGGAgatgcaacgattagtcgattaattgactaatcgattaatcgattaatcgattagtcgattgacagaaaattaatcagcagctATTTTAATAATCTACTAATCATTTGAGTCACTTCGGTGCAAAACCTCCAAATCATCCTCTGATTAAAGCTTCTAATATGTGAAGACTTGCGCGTCTTTTCTCCGTTTTATGTCATTGTGAACAAAATATCtgttggttttggactgttggttgcaaaaacaagacatttgaaattGTCACCTTGGAAACTGTGATGGATATTTatcactgttttctgttttttttatagacttcagaaaataatcagtagattaatcgataatgaaactaatcatcagttgcagcgCCAATTAAATGTTCTATTAAGTGTAATGCTGTAATAGCATATAAACATTTGGAAAAAGGttaaaagaatgaataaaataagtaaacaaataCAGAAGAATGAATAGATACTGTCTATGTCATCTATTCTGTGGGTACATttaaacatatgctcaaataatCCCTTAATGAAACTATATAAAAAGTGGTAACATAGATTTTcaatctgttttgttttaatttgtttgagAGCACTACCTACAACAACTTGAGTTTTCCaataaaataagttttaaaagCTCCTCGTGATGCAGGATATCTAATCCTAACTGTAGGTGTGTTCCAATATGAGCAACGGCGAAACAAAACGCCTCCCCGCGAGAGCGGCGGAGAAGTAAAAGTCTACCTACAGCACAATTTTTAAGCCCACACCTTTTGTTCCTGTTCTCTCAAGTCTTTACTGTAGATGTTCGCCGCAAATCTCCGATTCTTGTAGGAAACCTGGCCCGCACCGCTTCGCCCATGAATCCACTGTGTACAAAATGGAGGGCTAGAGGGCAAGTGGTGTGTCTTCTTTTGATCAAACCCTTTGATCAAAGCCCGTTTAGCTCTGCCCATGTAGTGCTGTGGGCACCACCGGTGTGCTCTGTGAGGCAGAGAAATGCAGCCAGTGAGATGCTCTCCCTCATATGTGCAGTGAAATAGCTTGTGTACATCCTCATCTTAGTGCTGTGTTCTGCTCTCTGACACGCTTTCTGTTATTAAAGCAGGAAGAAAAgtcatttgcaataaaaaaaaaaagtagtttgaaacagaataaatgcaaataaaccACAAATGCTATttctttatttgcattttttctgtttcttgacttttttaaattataaatgaCTTTTCTTCCTGccttttatttaacaaaaacgGTGTCAGAGGAAGCACACAGCGCTAAGAGGAGGATTTTAAAACTATACACTAGTTTCTTTATGCTTTATATATTACATTAGCCAACGGCGTTGCTTTTGGATGGCTGTATAAAACCTCTCAGTTTCGtgttttaaagacatttccGTCCTTTCGTCAGGGAGGCTGGGAGCCTGAGCCCTCAGCTCCTGATACAGATCCAGAGTCAGATTGTCAGT carries:
- the mgmt gene encoding methylated-DNA--protein-cysteine methyltransferase isoform X3 gives rise to the protein MKKRRESQCTQKTISLLSPLGTIRVSGCENGVHTIQILMDVAPAERSAEDPLSCVVNDSPAETSPELQRCVEWLQAYFNEPQTTGSLPLPAFHHPALQGDAFSTRVLQILLKDVKFGETVSYKRLAEMAGNPRAARAVGGAMVINPVPLIIPCHRVILSNGQSGPYMSGRGNHLKQWLLTHERQKEEG